The Euphorbia lathyris chromosome 4, ddEupLath1.1, whole genome shotgun sequence genomic interval GTATTGACAGAGAAGAACTTCACTGAATTTATTGCTAAAAACCGATACGTGATGGTGAAGTTCTATGCCCCATGGTGTTACTGGAGCAAGAAGCTAGCACCAGAATATGCTGCAGCTGCTACAATCCTCAAGTCCAGGGCTGTTCTTGCAATGGTAGATTGTACTCAAGAAGCAGGGTTAGGAAGGAAGCTCCAAATTCAGGGCTATCCCACTATGCTTTTCTTTGTTGGTGGAGATGAAAAGATTCAATATGAGTTTCTTCTTGACAGGACCAGGTAAGGTGTGCTGTCTTGGTTAtcattttattgcttgattattaaattaaattgttaTTTCATTTTCCTCTATAGGGATTCTATTGCCAATTGGGTATATCAGAAAATGAACAATTCTGTTCAAAATTTGACATTATTGACATCGATTGATGAGGCAGAACGTGTATTAGCATCAAACTCATTAATAGTTTTGGGATTCCTACATTCTTTACAGGTATCCTTTTATTTGCTGTTATAAATTCATTATATTTGTTTAGGGGATGTTGATGATTTCATGTTTGTAAAATGTAATCCTTTATAAGCATTGTTCATTTGTGCTCTTCTTGATTGTGCAGTTATATAAGCCCCCAAATTTGATTCCTTGAATATTGACAGGGTGAAGAGAGTGAAGTGCTTGCTGCTGTTGCAAAGCAGAATACTGATGTTAACTTCTATCAAACTGCAAATGCTGAAGTGGCTAAGTTGTTCCATATTGAACCGCAAATCAAATGCCCTGCACTTGTTATCTTGGAAATAGAGAGTGGAAATCATACCCATTTTGTTTATGGTTAGATTCATCAATATTTTGGATTTCAGATTCCAACTTTGTTTTCCACTTGATTGATTGTCTTCTACTTTTCGCTTGCTGTTGCAGACGGTCAATTCACCATGTCAGCAATAGCAGATTTCGTATCTACATATAAGCTTCCTTCAGTCATCACTTTCACAATAGAGGATGCTCCTATGAAACAGGCAagctattttctttttttatgaaaatagattgtaTTAATCATCAAAAGGAGCAAAAAACACACTAAAACAAAGGCAAAAGCCTTACACCCAGAGAAAACCCTTCCACAGAAACAAATAAAACACCCAGCAACTCAGAAAAACCTACAGCATCAACAAAAACGGGAAACaacccttaaaaaaaaaaaaaacagcccCACATTAATGCCACAACTCCCAATTACATAAAGGAGAGCTAGAATTGCAATTCCTGCTTAGTACTTGAGCCTCAACACAAGAATAAACATTGTTGAGCACTTTATGAGAATCAAAAGCCTTTTGACTAAAAACGACTTCATTTCTTTCTCTCCACAACCAATACACTGCTGCAATCAGAACTAACCATTGAATTACAGCATTAATAGAGTTCCCTCGTGCCCTTCTAACATACCAGCTAATAATTCTACGCCAGTTATACATGTGCATTGAATCATATGGCATATGGAAACTATACATAAGTTTTCTCCAAATATCTGTGCTCATTTGACACTTAAAAAATAAGTGAGCAATAGTTTCATCTTTCCTTCCGCAAAGCTACATTTAGAATCAATAGACATATTCCATTTATTTAGATTAGCCTTAACAGCTGAGCGAACCTACCTCGAAGCACAAACCCACAGAAAGAAGCTACTGTTAAGAATGTGCCTGTAACCC includes:
- the LOC136226705 gene encoding protein disulfide isomerase-like 1-3 isoform X2; this translates as MATPRILLLSFCTSILVLFTIFCFTPLSSSTLIAKALSIFDHNSDNTAVVSSASINPHHRQRSKEGKELHPRLEADEKDVVVLTEKNFTEFIAKNRYVMVKFYAPWCYWSKKLAPEYAAAATILKSRAVLAMVDCTQEAGLGRKLQIQGYPTMLFFVGGDEKIQYEFLLDRTRDSIANWVYQKMNNSVQNLTLLTSIDEAERVLASNSLIVLGFLHSLQGEESEVLAAVAKQNTDVNFYQTANAEVAKLFHIEPQIKCPALVILEIESGNHTHFVYDGQFTMSAIADFVSTYKLPSVITFTIEDAPMKQKTL
- the LOC136226705 gene encoding protein disulfide isomerase-like 1-3 isoform X1, translating into MATPRILLLSFCTSILVLFTIFCFTPLSSSTLIAKALSIFDHNSDNTAVVSSASINPHHRQRSKEGKELHPRLEADEKDVVVLTEKNFTEFIAKNRYVMVKFYAPWCYWSKKLAPEYAAAATILKSRAVLAMVDCTQEAGLGRKLQIQGYPTMLFFVGGDEKIQYEFLLDRTRDSIANWVYQKMNNSVQNLTLLTSIDEAERVLASNSLIVLGFLHSLQGEESEVLAAVAKQNTDVNFYQTANAEVAKLFHIEPQIKCPALVILEIESGNHTHFVYDGQFTMSAIADFVSTYKLPSVITFTIEDAPMKQQKTL